From Methylobacterium radiodurans, a single genomic window includes:
- a CDS encoding MucR family transcriptional regulator: MSTGSGAGPDYVGLTTEIVSAFISRNAVSPAELSDLIGAVHTTLNRLGRAPEAEAASARVPAVPVGRSIRPEYLICLEDGKKFKSLKRHLRARHDLTPEQYRERWNLSPDYPMVAPNYAAARSDLARAMGLGQKRRKGLGDAGAA; the protein is encoded by the coding sequence ATGAGCACCGGGAGCGGCGCAGGGCCGGATTACGTCGGCCTGACAACAGAGATCGTCTCGGCCTTCATCAGCAGAAACGCGGTCTCTCCAGCCGAGCTGTCCGACCTGATCGGAGCGGTCCACACAACCCTGAATAGGCTCGGCCGAGCGCCGGAGGCCGAGGCTGCGTCGGCCCGCGTGCCGGCGGTGCCGGTCGGCCGCTCGATCCGGCCCGAATACCTGATCTGCCTGGAGGACGGGAAGAAGTTCAAGTCCCTGAAGCGGCACCTGCGCGCGCGTCACGACCTCACGCCGGAGCAGTATCGGGAGCGCTGGAACCTGTCGCCCGACTATCCGATGGTGGCGCCGAATTACGCGGCCGCCCGCTCGGACCTCGCCCGCGCGATGGGGCTCGGCCAGAAGCGCCGCAAGGGA
- a CDS encoding bifunctional acetate--CoA ligase family protein/GNAT family N-acetyltransferase, with product MSTYRFDALLNPRTVALVGAGEREGSLGRAVLENLRAAGFPGRVLPVNPSHASVAGYPCVPQVSDLAETPDLVVIAAPPAAVPDIVADAGRIGARAAAILTAHLGSGPDDPGPRARAIARAHGLRLLGPDSAGLVVPSARLNVSLFAHMPQAGDLALVSTSGTVAAAIVAWASRHGVGLSAALALGSASDVDMADCLDHFAGDYRTRAILLCLDQIDNARRFMSAARAAARSKPVVVLRSGRHLPHPAASGSHAPETHTGALAKPDAVYAAAFRRAGLLAVQDLDEMFSAVETLGRQRPFPGRRLAILTNGRGVGQLAADRLAERGGTLAAVTPTDGFAAESPIENPVDLGIDADGPAFAAALKPLLADRENDAVLAIHVPTARSNAAAVAEAVAGTVQAARAGTTRRKPVFAVSLGADEAEGAALSAAGIPRFSTDSEAVEGFLHLVRYREAQDDLMRTPDSLPRDFHADTQAARGIVARALRQGATWLDPISVMELLEAYDIASVPLTLAPDIDAAAAAAWPVIAAGGAVALKVVSPDVVHKSDIGGVHLDLTSEADVRGAARAILARARRERPEARITGFAVQPMVRRGRRRELIAGLAEDPTFGPVVVFGRGGTAVEVIDDRALGLPPLDLALAEDLISRTRVARRLEAYRDVPAADMRAIGLTLVKLAQLAADLPQVRELDINPLLADETGVVALDARVRIGRGFPDRRVGRGHPRFAIRPYPTAWMRTMSLKGRAIHVRPVRPEDEPLFRAFFATIDPEDVRLRFFAPVREFSHAFLARLTQLDYARAIAFVALDESAAEEGRRMLGAVRLHADANGESGEFAILIRTEARGTGLAYALMRLMIDWARSEGIARVEGSVLAENRPMLAVCRRLGFSQHPDPEDAGMVTVKLPLTQAA from the coding sequence TTGAGCACCTACCGGTTCGACGCCTTGCTGAACCCGCGCACCGTCGCCCTGGTGGGGGCGGGCGAGCGCGAGGGCTCGCTCGGGCGGGCCGTGCTGGAGAACCTGCGGGCGGCAGGCTTTCCGGGCCGCGTCCTGCCGGTCAACCCGAGCCACGCGAGCGTGGCGGGCTATCCGTGCGTTCCCCAGGTCTCCGACCTCGCCGAGACGCCCGATCTCGTGGTCATCGCCGCGCCGCCCGCCGCTGTCCCGGACATCGTCGCGGATGCGGGCCGGATCGGCGCGCGCGCGGCCGCGATCCTGACCGCGCATCTCGGCAGCGGTCCGGACGATCCGGGCCCGCGCGCCAGGGCGATCGCCCGCGCCCACGGCCTGCGCCTGCTCGGGCCCGACAGCGCCGGGCTGGTGGTGCCGTCAGCCCGCCTCAACGTCAGCCTGTTCGCCCACATGCCGCAGGCGGGCGACCTCGCGCTGGTCTCGACATCGGGCACCGTCGCGGCGGCGATCGTCGCCTGGGCGAGCCGGCACGGGGTCGGCCTCTCGGCGGCCCTCGCCCTCGGCAGCGCCAGCGACGTGGACATGGCCGACTGCCTCGACCACTTCGCGGGCGATTACCGCACCCGGGCGATCCTGCTCTGCCTCGACCAGATCGACAACGCCCGCCGCTTCATGTCGGCCGCCCGCGCGGCGGCGCGCTCGAAGCCCGTGGTGGTGCTCCGCAGCGGGCGACACCTGCCCCACCCCGCCGCCTCCGGCAGCCACGCGCCCGAGACCCATACGGGCGCGCTCGCCAAGCCGGACGCCGTCTACGCCGCCGCCTTCCGCCGCGCTGGCCTGCTCGCCGTGCAGGATCTCGACGAGATGTTCTCGGCCGTCGAGACGCTCGGGCGCCAGCGCCCCTTCCCGGGCCGCCGGCTCGCCATCCTGACGAACGGGCGCGGCGTCGGCCAGCTCGCCGCCGACCGCCTGGCCGAGCGCGGCGGCACCCTGGCTGCGGTGACGCCCACCGACGGCTTCGCGGCCGAGAGTCCAATCGAGAACCCGGTCGATCTCGGCATCGACGCGGACGGGCCAGCCTTCGCGGCGGCCCTCAAGCCGCTGCTGGCCGACCGGGAGAACGACGCGGTGCTGGCGATCCACGTGCCGACTGCCCGCTCGAACGCCGCCGCGGTGGCCGAGGCGGTCGCCGGGACGGTGCAGGCCGCGCGCGCCGGCACGACGCGCAGGAAGCCGGTCTTCGCGGTCTCCCTCGGCGCGGACGAGGCGGAGGGGGCCGCCCTCTCGGCCGCCGGCATCCCGCGCTTCTCGACCGATTCCGAGGCGGTCGAGGGCTTCCTCCACCTCGTGCGCTACCGCGAGGCGCAGGACGACCTGATGCGCACGCCGGACTCGCTGCCGCGCGACTTCCACGCCGACACCCAGGCCGCCCGGGGCATCGTCGCCCGGGCGCTGCGCCAGGGCGCGACCTGGCTCGACCCGATCTCGGTGATGGAGCTCTTGGAAGCCTACGACATCGCCTCGGTGCCCCTGACGCTGGCCCCCGACATCGACGCGGCCGCGGCCGCCGCCTGGCCGGTGATCGCGGCCGGCGGCGCGGTCGCGCTGAAGGTGGTCTCACCCGACGTGGTACACAAATCCGACATCGGCGGCGTGCATCTCGACCTCACCAGCGAGGCCGACGTGCGGGGCGCCGCCCGCGCGATCCTGGCCCGCGCCCGGCGCGAGCGGCCCGAGGCACGCATCACGGGCTTCGCCGTGCAGCCGATGGTGCGGCGGGGCCGCCGCCGCGAGCTGATCGCGGGGCTCGCCGAGGACCCGACCTTCGGGCCCGTCGTGGTGTTCGGGCGCGGCGGCACCGCGGTCGAGGTGATCGACGACCGGGCGCTCGGCCTGCCGCCCCTCGACCTCGCCCTCGCCGAGGACCTGATCTCGCGCACCCGCGTGGCGCGGCGGCTGGAAGCCTACCGCGACGTGCCGGCCGCCGACATGCGGGCCATCGGGCTGACGCTCGTCAAGCTCGCCCAGCTCGCCGCCGACCTGCCCCAGGTGCGCGAGCTCGACATCAACCCGCTGCTCGCCGACGAGACCGGCGTCGTGGCGCTCGACGCCCGGGTGCGGATCGGGCGCGGCTTCCCGGACCGCCGGGTCGGGCGCGGCCACCCGCGCTTCGCCATCCGGCCCTACCCAACCGCCTGGATGCGGACGATGTCGCTCAAGGGCCGCGCCATCCACGTCCGCCCGGTCCGGCCCGAGGACGAGCCGCTGTTCCGGGCCTTCTTCGCGACAATCGATCCGGAGGACGTGCGGCTGCGCTTCTTCGCGCCCGTGCGCGAGTTCAGCCACGCCTTCCTGGCCCGGCTGACGCAGCTCGACTACGCCCGCGCCATCGCGTTCGTGGCGCTCGACGAATCCGCGGCCGAGGAGGGCCGCCGGATGCTCGGCGCCGTGCGCCTCCACGCCGACGCCAACGGCGAGAGCGGAGAGTTTGCCATCCTGATCCGGACGGAGGCCCGCGGCACGGGGCTCGCCTACGCGCTGATGCGGCTGATGATCGACTGGGCGCGCTCGGAGGGCATCGCCCGCGTGGAGGGCTCGGTGCTCGCCGAGAACCGCCCGATGCTCGCGGTCTGCCGCCGCCTCGGCTTCAGCCAGCACCCGGATCCGGAGGATGCCGGGATGGTCACGGTGAAGCTGCCGCTGACGCAGGCCGCATGA
- a CDS encoding glycosyltransferase: protein MPTSVITLNKGRRAHLLRLLEGLGRGAHPAECIVVEMGGDDASLPDHGFPLRRLMLDGAGLPLAAARNAGRRAASGDILVFLDVDCIPSADLVAGLGGRAAEHDALICCAVSYLPAGAVRDGWRAADLDAAGRLHPVRSFPQTGVVPAPQPGLFWSLAFAVRASTYDRLGGFDEGFDGYGAEDTDLAFRAAEAGVPVLFAAEGRAWHQHHPAYDPPVQHVADIVRNANRFHARHGFWPMDGWLDAFAGLGLVEADRSRELVLRRLPTPEEVAAARLPDSRPF, encoded by the coding sequence GTGCCCACCAGCGTCATCACCCTGAACAAGGGCCGCCGGGCCCACCTGCTGCGCCTGCTCGAAGGCCTCGGGCGCGGCGCGCACCCGGCCGAGTGCATCGTGGTCGAGATGGGCGGCGACGACGCGTCCCTGCCCGACCACGGCTTCCCGCTGCGGCGGCTGATGCTCGACGGCGCCGGCCTGCCACTCGCTGCCGCCCGCAACGCCGGGCGGCGCGCGGCCTCCGGCGACATCCTGGTCTTCCTCGACGTGGACTGCATCCCCTCGGCCGACCTCGTGGCTGGCCTCGGGGGCCGCGCGGCGGAGCACGACGCGCTGATCTGCTGCGCGGTCTCCTACCTGCCGGCCGGCGCCGTGCGGGATGGCTGGCGGGCGGCCGACCTCGACGCGGCGGGGCGGCTCCACCCGGTGCGCAGCTTCCCCCAGACGGGCGTCGTGCCGGCGCCCCAGCCCGGCTTGTTCTGGTCACTCGCCTTCGCGGTGCGGGCTTCGACCTACGATCGCCTCGGCGGCTTCGACGAGGGTTTCGACGGCTACGGCGCCGAGGACACCGATCTCGCCTTCCGGGCGGCTGAGGCCGGGGTACCGGTGCTGTTCGCGGCCGAGGGCCGTGCGTGGCACCAGCACCACCCGGCCTACGACCCGCCGGTGCAGCACGTCGCCGACATCGTGCGCAACGCCAACCGCTTCCACGCGCGCCACGGCTTCTGGCCGATGGACGGCTGGCTCGACGCCTTCGCGGGGCTGGGGCTGGTGGAGGCGGACCGGAGCCGGGAACTCGTCCTGCGCCGCCTGCCGACGCCCGAGGAGGTCGCGGCGGCGCGCCTGCCGGATTCGCGGCCGTTCTAA
- a CDS encoding PIG-L deacetylase family protein: protein MRVDDFLTAADRLPVADLATLVGAGGLVVVAPHPDDESLGCGGLIAEARRLGRPVRLVVVSDGCGSHTHSKLYPPERLRSLREDETRRAVSELGMGPEDVSFLRLPDAHVPSDGPTAEAAANAVAEAARACGAGAVFVTWRHDPHCDHQASAAIVALARPRLGMARVYEYPVWGWTLPPETEVGPEPRGYRLDVSAHRDAKVRAVNAHASQTTDLIADDPEGFRLEAQMIERLCGPHERFVAV, encoded by the coding sequence ATGCGTGTCGACGACTTCCTCACCGCCGCCGATCGGCTCCCCGTCGCGGATCTGGCGACGCTCGTGGGTGCGGGCGGGCTCGTGGTGGTCGCGCCGCACCCGGACGACGAGAGCCTCGGCTGCGGCGGCCTGATCGCCGAGGCGCGCCGGCTCGGCCGGCCGGTGAGACTCGTCGTGGTCAGCGACGGCTGCGGCTCGCACACCCACTCGAAGCTCTACCCGCCCGAGCGCCTGCGGTCCTTGCGCGAGGACGAGACCCGGCGCGCCGTCTCCGAACTCGGCATGGGACCGGAGGACGTCAGCTTCCTGCGCCTGCCGGACGCCCACGTGCCGAGCGACGGGCCGACCGCGGAGGCCGCCGCGAACGCGGTGGCGGAGGCCGCGCGCGCCTGCGGGGCGGGCGCGGTCTTCGTGACCTGGCGGCACGACCCGCACTGCGACCACCAGGCCTCGGCCGCGATCGTGGCGCTCGCCCGGCCCCGACTCGGGATGGCCCGGGTCTACGAGTATCCGGTCTGGGGCTGGACCCTACCACCCGAGACCGAGGTCGGGCCCGAGCCGCGGGGCTACCGCCTCGACGTCTCCGCGCACCGGGACGCCAAGGTGCGGGCGGTCAACGCCCACGCCTCGCAGACGACTGACCTGATCGCCGACGACCCGGAGGGGTTCCGCCTGGAGGCGCAGATGATCGAGCGGCTCTGCGGGCCGCACGAGCGCTTCGTCGCGGTCTGA
- a CDS encoding helix-turn-helix domain-containing protein: MSPEQSRAARGLLGWSEADLARKVGLDERLVHDFEAGYGDPPAGQIAALRSALAAAGAVFTDLPSPGVRLDARGGSEGIRLQDLTTENDR, translated from the coding sequence ATGAGCCCCGAACAGTCGCGTGCGGCCCGGGGGCTGCTCGGCTGGTCGGAGGCCGATCTCGCCCGCAAGGTCGGCCTCGACGAGCGGCTCGTGCACGACTTCGAGGCGGGCTACGGCGATCCGCCCGCCGGGCAGATCGCGGCCCTGCGCAGCGCGCTCGCGGCTGCCGGCGCCGTCTTCACCGACCTGCCCTCGCCGGGCGTGCGCCTCGACGCCAGGGGCGGCAGCGAGGGCATACGGCTGCAGGACCTGACCACCGAGAACGACAGGTAG
- a CDS encoding META domain-containing protein, translating into MRTIRIAALTCAALAASTVTAIEARAQSPNISGFGRANRTPGGEEKKPQYVPPTKQTEKIFPLDATWTAVSINGKPFAGADRPSFIIDKQYRARGYGGCNTFAATAFPLRDQHLAVGPLALTKKPCDKGLAATEQAFFVALRTAAQWDLVGSQLVLKSPNGELRFDRAL; encoded by the coding sequence ATGAGAACGATCCGGATCGCCGCGCTGACCTGCGCGGCATTGGCCGCCAGCACGGTGACGGCGATCGAGGCCCGGGCGCAGAGCCCCAACATCTCCGGCTTCGGCCGCGCCAACCGCACCCCGGGCGGTGAGGAGAAGAAGCCCCAGTACGTGCCGCCGACGAAGCAGACCGAGAAGATCTTCCCGCTCGACGCCACGTGGACCGCGGTCAGCATCAACGGCAAGCCGTTCGCGGGTGCCGACCGCCCGAGCTTCATCATCGATAAGCAGTACCGCGCCCGCGGCTACGGCGGCTGCAACACCTTTGCGGCCACCGCCTTCCCGTTGCGCGACCAGCACCTCGCGGTCGGCCCTCTCGCGCTGACCAAGAAGCCCTGCGACAAGGGGTTGGCCGCCACAGAGCAGGCCTTCTTCGTCGCCCTGCGTACCGCCGCTCAGTGGGACTTGGTGGGCTCGCAACTCGTGCTGAAGAGCCCGAACGGCGAGCTGCGCTTCGATCGCGCTCTTTAA
- the cysK gene encoding cysteine synthase A: MAGSAETTTGTRQVGHGRVYGSITETIGNTPLVRLNRLPKERGVEAEILLKLEFFNPISSVKDRIGVNMIDALEASGQLKPGGTLVEPTSGNTGIALAFVAAARGYRLILVMPETMSLERRKMLAFLGAQLELTPGPQGMKGAIAKAEELLNTIPGAVMPQQFSNPANPEIHRKTTAEEIWADTNGQLDAFVAGVGTGGTVTGVGEVLKPRLPNLKVFAVEPEDSPVISGGQPGPHKIQGIGAGFIPGNLHTDILDGVLKVSNQTAFETARDLAKFEGIPGGISTGGNVAAALELAGRPEFKGKRIVTVACSFAERYISSALFEGIG, from the coding sequence ATGGCCGGCAGCGCAGAGACGACCACCGGGACACGACAGGTCGGGCACGGCCGGGTCTACGGCTCGATCACCGAGACGATCGGCAACACGCCCCTGGTGCGCCTGAACCGGCTGCCGAAGGAGCGCGGCGTCGAGGCCGAGATCCTGCTGAAGCTCGAGTTCTTCAACCCGATCTCGAGCGTGAAGGACCGCATCGGCGTCAACATGATCGACGCGCTGGAAGCCTCCGGCCAGCTCAAGCCCGGCGGCACGCTGGTCGAGCCGACCTCGGGCAACACCGGCATCGCGCTGGCCTTCGTGGCCGCCGCCCGCGGCTACCGCCTGATCCTGGTGATGCCCGAGACGATGTCGCTGGAGCGCCGCAAGATGCTAGCCTTCCTGGGCGCGCAGCTGGAGCTGACACCCGGCCCGCAGGGCATGAAGGGCGCGATCGCCAAGGCCGAGGAACTGCTGAACACCATCCCGGGCGCGGTGATGCCGCAGCAATTCTCCAACCCGGCCAATCCCGAGATCCACCGCAAGACCACCGCCGAGGAGATCTGGGCCGACACCAACGGCCAGCTCGACGCCTTCGTGGCGGGCGTGGGCACCGGCGGCACCGTGACGGGCGTCGGCGAGGTGCTGAAGCCCCGCCTGCCCAACCTGAAGGTCTTCGCAGTCGAGCCCGAGGATTCCCCGGTGATATCCGGCGGCCAGCCCGGCCCGCACAAGATCCAGGGCATCGGCGCGGGCTTCATCCCCGGCAACCTGCACACCGACATCCTCGACGGCGTGCTGAAGGTCTCGAACCAGACCGCCTTCGAGACCGCGCGCGATCTCGCCAAGTTCGAGGGCATCCCGGGCGGCATCTCGACGGGCGGCAACGTCGCGGCGGCGCTGGAGCTGGCAGGCCGGCCCGAGTTCAAGGGCAAGCGCATCGTCACCGTCGCCTGCTCGTTCGCCGAGCGCTACATCTCCTCGGCGCTGTTCGAGGGCATCGGCTAG
- the proC gene encoding pyrroline-5-carboxylate reductase — MTAPARLPASLTLVGAGKMGGAMLAGWLEAGLDPRAVTILDPTPSEAIAALCAERGIALNPADPAPSAVLVLGIKPQGLEAAAAALAPLVGPDTLVVSILAGKTIADLKARLPGARAVVRAMPNLPASIGRGATGAVASPEVSDDQHAVAEALLSAAGLTEWLDAEAQIDAVTAVSGSGPAYVFLLVEALAEAGIAAGLAPEVAARLARATVTGAGALLDVSPEPAAQLRRNVTSPGGTTAAALDILMRADGLGRLMDEAVAAAKRRAGELSG; from the coding sequence ATGACCGCACCTGCCCGCCTGCCCGCCTCCCTCACCCTCGTCGGTGCCGGCAAGATGGGCGGCGCGATGCTCGCCGGCTGGCTGGAGGCCGGGCTCGACCCGCGCGCCGTCACGATCCTCGACCCGACGCCGTCCGAGGCGATCGCCGCGCTCTGCGCCGAGCGCGGGATCGCGCTGAACCCGGCGGATCCGGCCCCGAGCGCTGTGCTGGTGCTCGGCATCAAGCCGCAGGGGCTGGAGGCGGCCGCCGCGGCGCTGGCACCACTCGTCGGCCCGGATACGCTCGTCGTCTCGATCCTGGCCGGCAAGACCATCGCGGACCTGAAGGCGCGCCTGCCCGGTGCCCGCGCCGTGGTGCGGGCCATGCCGAACCTGCCGGCCAGCATCGGGCGGGGCGCGACCGGGGCGGTGGCGAGCCCGGAGGTCTCGGACGATCAGCACGCCGTCGCGGAGGCGTTGCTCTCGGCCGCGGGCCTCACCGAGTGGCTCGATGCGGAGGCTCAGATCGACGCGGTCACCGCCGTCTCGGGCTCAGGGCCGGCCTACGTCTTCCTGCTGGTCGAGGCGCTGGCCGAGGCCGGCATCGCGGCCGGGCTCGCGCCCGAGGTTGCGGCCCGGCTCGCCCGGGCGACCGTCACCGGCGCGGGCGCCCTACTGGATGTCAGCCCCGAGCCGGCGGCGCAGCTGCGCCGGAACGTTACCTCGCCCGGCGGCACCACGGCCGCGGCTCTCGACATCCTGATGCGGGCGGACGGCCTCGGCCGCCTGATGGACGAGGCCGTCGCCGCGGCCAAGCGTCGGGCGGGTGAGTTGTCGGGCTGA
- a CDS encoding YbjN domain-containing protein, translated as MPQLHVDIEDQDRIEHPLDVVERLASLRDWIFDRAETDEMSVTSPGRWTDYHLAFTWIEDMEALHVACAFDLKVPERQRVEVLRLIALVNEQLWIGHFDLWSSDNVVMFRHALLLTGGIIPTHPQCATLMKSAVDACERYYQAFQFVLWAGKTAREALDAVLFETEGEA; from the coding sequence ATGCCCCAGCTTCACGTCGACATCGAAGACCAGGACCGGATCGAGCACCCGCTCGACGTGGTCGAGCGCCTGGCCTCCCTGCGCGACTGGATCTTCGACCGGGCCGAGACCGACGAGATGTCCGTCACCAGCCCCGGGCGCTGGACGGACTACCACCTCGCCTTCACCTGGATCGAGGACATGGAGGCGCTGCACGTCGCCTGCGCCTTCGACCTCAAGGTGCCGGAGCGCCAGCGCGTCGAGGTGCTGCGGCTGATCGCGCTGGTCAACGAGCAGCTCTGGATCGGCCATTTCGACCTCTGGTCGAGCGACAACGTGGTGATGTTCCGCCACGCGCTCCTGCTGACGGGCGGGATCATCCCGACGCACCCGCAATGCGCCACGCTGATGAAGTCGGCGGTCGATGCCTGCGAGCGCTACTATCAGGCCTTCCAGTTCGTCCTCTGGGCCGGCAAGACGGCCCGCGAAGCCCTCGACGCCGTGCTGTTCGAGACCGAGGGCGAGGCCTGA
- a CDS encoding accessory factor UbiK family protein: MPPSNRLFDDFARIMTDAAGAAQGVRREAETVVRAQFERLIRDMDIASREEVDVLRDLVSTLRTQNEALAARVAVLEGKLGDRAGSAAGASEGV; this comes from the coding sequence ATGCCCCCCTCCAACCGCCTGTTCGACGATTTCGCCCGGATCATGACCGACGCGGCCGGGGCCGCGCAGGGCGTGCGCCGGGAGGCCGAGACCGTGGTCCGCGCTCAGTTCGAGCGCCTGATCCGCGACATGGACATCGCCTCGCGCGAGGAGGTCGACGTGCTGCGCGACCTCGTGAGCACGCTACGCACCCAGAACGAGGCGCTCGCCGCCCGCGTCGCCGTGCTGGAGGGCAAGCTCGGGGACAGGGCCGGCAGCGCGGCGGGGGCGAGCGAGGGCGTCTGA
- a CDS encoding PhoH family protein: MKRRRARLELVEDRGARVHRTRFDEERCLSPIQPLTDRQGEYLDALARHAQVIVLGPAGTGKTFIAGTRAADQLRQRRIAKVVITRPNVPSGRSLGFFPGTLEDKIAPWVAPLTEAMKERMGQAAFEIALKTGDIEIVPFEVMRGRTFKNCLVILDEAQNTTTAEIKMFLTRIGDDCQVIINGDVSQTDLRETSGLRTVIHLVKSRMMPIPVVEFTRDDIVRSGICAEWVKAFEETNL; encoded by the coding sequence ATGAAAAGACGGCGCGCACGACTTGAGCTGGTGGAAGATCGCGGTGCCCGGGTGCACCGGACCCGGTTCGACGAGGAACGTTGTTTAAGCCCGATTCAACCCCTGACCGACAGACAAGGCGAATATCTCGACGCCCTCGCCAGGCACGCGCAAGTCATCGTCCTGGGGCCCGCCGGAACGGGCAAGACCTTCATCGCCGGCACCCGCGCTGCCGACCAGCTCCGTCAGCGCCGCATCGCCAAGGTCGTGATCACGCGGCCGAACGTCCCCTCGGGCCGCTCGCTCGGCTTCTTTCCCGGAACCCTGGAAGACAAGATCGCCCCCTGGGTGGCGCCCCTCACCGAGGCCATGAAGGAGCGCATGGGCCAGGCCGCCTTCGAGATCGCGCTGAAGACCGGCGACATCGAGATCGTGCCCTTCGAGGTGATGCGCGGGCGCACCTTCAAGAACTGCCTCGTGATCCTCGACGAGGCGCAGAACACCACCACCGCCGAGATCAAGATGTTCCTCACCCGCATCGGCGACGATTGCCAGGTGATCATCAACGGCGACGTCTCGCAGACGGACCTGCGCGAGACATCCGGCCTGCGCACCGTGATCCACCTCGTGAAGAGCCGGATGATGCCGATCCCGGTGGTGGAGTTCACCCGCGACGACATCGTCCGCTCGGGCATCTGCGCCGAGTGGGTGAAGGCTTTTGAAGAAACCAATCTCTGA